In Arachis hypogaea cultivar Tifrunner chromosome 7, arahy.Tifrunner.gnm2.J5K5, whole genome shotgun sequence, the genomic window CTATGAAGTATTTTACTTGTCCTAGAGCTTGAAGGAATGCTCCGAAAAGATCGAGACCCCATTTTACGAATGGTCATGGTGAGATGACGTTGATAAGCTCTTCGGGAGGCGCAACATGAaaattggcatgcttctgacaaaGTGGACACTTTTTGACAAACTTAGCCGCTTCTCTTTGCAAGGTTGGCAAGAAAAAGCCGATCGGATCACTTTTTTTGCTAGTGATCGAGCTCCCAAATAGTTTTCACATATGCCATTATGTACTTTTTCTAGGACCTCCTTCTTATTACAAGTCAGGACGCATTTTAGGAGAGGTGTTGATacccctcttttgtatagaataTTGTGAAATAAGGTataattttgtgctttccttatgAACTTTTGAGCatctctttcaatttcaggaatAAGGCTATCTTTTTGGAATCTATCTTTCAATGGAGACAGAGATAGCAGAAAAGATTCGAAAAAAGCAGTTACTTGTTTGGATAAATAAAACTAGACCTTCCTATCGTTTCCGACCTCTTAAGAGGTCAGATAAATTGAAGAGGCCACTCTTTTTTTATAAGCCTTTTATTCTTATTCTGCCTCTCTCTTGAATCAGAAAATGGATActaataagaataattaaaaaaaaagaaatatttaaaaagttataacatacaatattatttgtataacataaattattttaaaatatgtaatgttttagtttaacaaaaaaattgttaaaaaatataaaattttagttatataatataaaaatataatcgtaaatttttaattcaaattccaAATTACACATATAATAATGGCAACTATAAAAACACACAGTATTGTAATTTCATCTCCATCTGAGAATAATACTTCTTCTCTATATCTATAACAACTACCACTaataatattagtattttttatattttctcctTTGAAATTatgtttatcttaaaaaaataatgtttaCCGATTTTATGTGCTTTTTTTCATTTCTATTACTtgttttttgtcttttattttcttattctttctcttTAATAAAAATGTTTACACACCCAAATAATTAAAGAAAGTAcataaggaaaaaaataaataagaagaagaagaaatgataaaaaaaattacagacaacaaaaacacaaaataaagcaCATCCATATCAATCATATCAGGAGTCTACTAAAAGTCTAAATAAACtacctattaaaattaattattaatataaaatatataaaatataaaatacatagtaaaattaaattatatatatatatatttatatataaatatataataataaattttaatatataaataatatttttcatccgtacacatgatttaatatttatttggacgctactattttaataaaaaaatatctttttttaataaaataagattttttattttttaacgtatttgataaatttttaatagtaaaaataaaagcactagaaaaataaaaataaaatcatttttaagAAGGTGTAATTTACATCCTTTTTCTaaagatttttttctttaaaaaaaagatatttttacgtaataaataaacaaaaaatacttttatattgttacaactaaatataattgataaataaaaaaatatttttacataaaatatctaaatataaaaatacttttacttttttataaaatcttttaaaaaaagataactaaaaaaaaatcttttcttaaaaaactTATTCAAACAAATCCTTTATTTGTCTTGATTATATAAAAAGTTTAGACTtatataaaatagtttaaatCTTGACCTTAAGAATATAAGAAAGATGATCATACCACTTTGATGACAtgcttcttatatatatatatataaaataaggatgttttattttacttatattcagcttattttaattttaaagttattcattttaaattaattatattttatttaattataaattttttaaatatatacaaattaaaaagataaataaaaaaattttattaatcacaatttatttttttgattatatggtatttattaatattatttttttaataaatactcgtaatatataataataggtaaagactCACATGTGATTGTCTTCATATTATATATTACAAATCTTTACctaatatataataataggtaaagacttaatagttaaaaaattttagataatatttagtcaaacttgtcaaatcatctaacagttcttaaatatcaactttatataaaaataattgtatgtgagttttttatctataataatataataatataataaatataaactaattaataaaatattaaaatttaaaaataataactatttttataaaaacaaaataaaagtatttataataaaaaaattaaattttatataattatttaattatatcggATTAAATGGTTTGATCGGTGACTTaccaattatatctttttttgaatattttttttgaaaaagatattttttatatgataaataaataaaaaatatttttatattgttataactaaacataattgataaataaaaagatatttttacatgagatattcaaatataaaattatttttactttttcataaaattttttaaaaaaataactcaaaaaaaatattttcttaaaaactcaCGCAAACAAATCTTTAATTTatcttaattatataaaaaatttagactTATATAAGATAATGCTGAGCGCCTTAACATTTCTAATATTAGTTATATACTTATATGATTTCATTTATTTCGCATACCAAGGTTTTTGGTTAGGATACTATTTATATCATTTCATTTATTTCGAATTCCAAATACGCGACAAGGTGTCCGGAAAACGAATCTTttccaattgttaaaaaaattttgtcacctctcttaaaaaaactttaaaagaataaaatataatctttaattttttattattcttttctctattttttgagtctttctaataaaaaaatcacactttatttttttaattattaaaaaaattaaaaaattcattctCGTCAATTATATACCCATTATTCTTTCggtaagaaaataacaaaattcaTTAAATAAAGAAACATTATGGGTGGGTGACCAGTCATTACTTTCATGAGTtctataaaaaagttaaaaaaattgacCCTCCATAAACCAAACATCAAAtattatttcaatatatatatttatatcaaacgatatttatttaaaattataatttaaattccgAAATGAAATAGTTATCACAAAAAAACAAGCGAGACAGAAACAAATATATCAAACAATATTTAAAACGTATTATTATTAgacatattaaattaattattttttaatttgttaataaattaaaataaaactaatttttttataacaataaaaaacacattttttataaaaaaaattaattatttttaattttttaacaaattaaaataaaactgatttttttataataataaaatacttacatatcatgtattattattaaacgtattaataaattaattattttttaattttttaaaaaagtaaaataaaatcaatttttttataataatcaataacaataaatccaaattattttaaaaatttaattatatttttaaattttttaaatttttttacaaaacaaCAATAAGTCAGAAATATAtgtctttttataaattttaagatattcaattaaatgataaaattcaatcaaatcaaattaaatctaataattataatacaaccaattaaatttatcaaatcaaatttaataattataatacaaataatttgataaatcaaatttaataattataatacaaataattaaatttatttattattgttgatgTAATAAACCAatattattctaatttattaaaaaataaattattaaccaatttaataaaaatattcgaTAATAACACAACACATACCTTTAAATATAACAAATATAAACATCTTTTAATAGTGCCCTTATTAGAATAGTCTCCTTTAATTATTGGAGTAAACATGTTCTAATTATTGGAGTAAACCTGTGAGAACGGATTAATACTGAAATATTATTAGACAACAATGGGAACCTTAAGGTAGTATTCGGATTACTTAAATACAAATAGGTCAATATTCTAGAACAAAAACACACGGACCTATaaacaatgttttttttttcccgaTACTTATTTCTCGGTACTATTTTCAGATAAAATAGTATCCGAGTGCGGACTCGCCTACCAAGTACCaactataaataaaattaaaatataaaatcgaCCTAATATGATCATCCCTGTCTCTCTAATTTTCTTAAGATATCCATTTTCCTAAAAACGTTTCATGTGAAAGATGGTATTTTCAACCCTTACATAATTTAAGGTTTTTAACTGAATATATCCAGTTGACTAAACCAATTAACTGTCTAGTATACCATCTTTACATAAAAATTTTCTTACGAAAATAACTATTAATTTTCTTAACATGATTAGCCAGTGCCAGTGACTCCAAGGTCTTGCTTGTTGTCATCTTTGCCAGCACCAAAGACAGGACCACCTTTGCCAGCAGGGTCAGAGACCTTCTCCTGCATCTTATCGATCTGAATTTTGCCTTGATCCTCCTTTGAACGCAAGTCAGTCCTCGTTCTATTCTCTCCTCCTTCTACTGACTCGTACACCGTTGCTGTCCTTGCTTCTTTCGGCTGTGCCCCTTGTGCCCCTGACATCCTACCTTCCCTCCCTTCAATTCCTCTCCTCAATTTTCCACTAGTAACTACCAATCACTCTCTGTTCTTCAACCTTTTTTTTCGCCCCAACTTGCTGTATGTAATTGTGTGATACTACTATATATAATGCAGTGTGTTTGATGAAGTGAGTAAAACGGTGACAAAGTTGCATGTTGGTGGCACTGCAACCAAATATACCAAGATAAACCACGTGGAATTATTCCGCGTCTAATAACTTACACGTATATACACATGTGCCACTTATGCTTTCAACTTCTGCCACGTTTACTATATATTCTTTCTTTAGTTACGAGTCTATATCTATATCCTCTGCGCGaataaaacaaaatgaaaaaacaaattGTAGTTATTATATagattaaaagaataatattagataattaatttaactaacaaaaatattttgtattaaattttaaatttttaataatataaaaataaaatattaattaaaatttttaactaatactaataaaaattatttatttttaaataattttaataaaaaataatttaaatatctaatttgacctttaaaaaattcaaaatcgaatacttttttaataaattttaatttattgtgtctttaagaattatttttatcgGATATAATGGTGTTTTCGTCatttattttaaagaaatattagtttatcttttataatatcttttaaatttaattatcttataataaaatttgttaaaaatttattttattatttatttaacacatatattaaaaatttaatttaaaatattaaagaattaatttatccaataaaaagattttaaaaactttttaaataaataaaaatttatcgaagttttttttaaaattaatttaaatgttCCCTCTAAAAGAAAAcctttagtttttgttttgtaaaaatagttaattttatttcaacTGATGTAGTGAAATGAATGATTGACTGCTAACTATGGTTCAATTTTGAGCCCAAATTATGCTTTGCTTTGTTTTAGCATGGAACATCACAAAACTGATGTGGGACGTGAAACGTAGGTTATGTGTACGCATGATGTTGTTTCATTAGTTACACAAACGATTGTTTATGATGTGCTTTAGTTGCATGAGACTCATGTCAaaaatagagtattatatatcgttgtcttaaagttagctttctaacatggttaaaaataaatcatttgaATTTCTATAGTTTAAattatactcctctaaaagtgaagaggtcaggctgtcAGGCACTTCACGTTAGACACCACTTTCATCATGTCACACGGGAACTGAaattcatgcgtacgcatgacatttCGGCCTTTTATTCCTTTTAGTACTTGGTTTAGAACGATGATTTGCACCTTTAAATTTAGTATTCAACTATAAACTATTACATATAGTTGAAAAGTTCTGGATATTTATTTTCTAATGACATTAAAATCACTTCATTTAAAACTTTATAACTCAAGTTATTTTTATTGGAGTATGAAAAAGTCAGGTTACAAATTCTCTTTGAACTTTTCTTGAACTTATTTCTAACTTTTACCATCTTCCTTGCTTTTCCAAAGTGCTCTTTGATTGTTCATCTCCTCATTTGTTATTGTCTatcatttttcattcattttttacaCTTAAAATCACAGAATAACTCTAAAAGTGTTGATCAAAATACCAGAAAATCtcaattaaaacaagaaaaaactccAACTTGATTCAAGAAAAGAAATTCAATGAAcattcattaaaaatataaaaatcctaataaaaataataaatcactacttttatttaaagaaataacAACTAAAAATTACTAAATATGCACATGCTTCATTAGAACTACCCTACATCAAGGACATAAATGAAAATGTTCCACcaataaaacaaagaaacaatTGGAGAGAGAGAATTTCATTTCTTCCATCTAATTTCTTTGAGCTTCTTTGACCAGCTTGAGAGCTCCTATTAcaataaagatagaaaattttCGCATTCCTTCAAAGACCTGTATGTTCTTAACTCTCCAAATCAACCATAGTTATTGCGAGACTCCTCGTCTTTTTTCTACTTGAGATGCTACCAACTAAGTTTATTATTGAGACCACCATTTCTATGGAGTTTTTTTTTGGGTCGATGTAAAACCTGTATTTTTAAAACTTCTATTatagattatttattatttattttgttaatgtgAACTTATTAACTTTAGACGACTATTTCATTAAAAGTAATTACATTAAATTTATGATTactgaaatttaaattaattataatttattctattaatttaaattatttattagaaactattttaataaataaaattaaattaatttttgtaattattattatcatttgaatttggattaattaaaattattatataatttttttataataaaatattttatataattaattttataataactagagtttaaattaattaaaaattttatataatttttatttataatgagatattttaaaaaaatataaaactattattattattattattattattattattattattattattattattattattaaattgatattttatttttacctgctttaattaaaataagaatttgttTAACAATATTATTATCGGATTCGATATCTGTCAATATGAGTAAATATCAGTATTTTTTGATGAACTTAGAGTTGCTAATTTttcatcatatatttttatttactatAATCATTATCTtattaatgtcatttatattagtaatttttatatatttatctctGTATGTAtttttacttgtgttttaattACCTTATTAATTatccgtttaagatatttataacttgaattgCTAACTCAATAGCTATAATGCTTGACACCCAACAACTTCTATCCATGCCATCTAATCATCATTAACACCATTAATCATAGTCAAATTGCATGGCTAAATTcatttttgaagagaaaaaagaaagggaagccgagagagaaagaagagaactgTGATCCCTCCAATAATTTTCAAACCCAATTTCTTGAGCtctgtaactccaataaaaaatataattcaattaaatattCGTATTTTCCTCCTCTTTACGTTGACATCAATTTTATTCGGGAGAAATTGATGGTAAAATTTTTTGCAACCTTGCATGGTTCGGCCGAAATGAGAAGAAGGTGGAGTAGCTGATTTTTGACctttttttcttcaattgttcAGTCAGAAACCTTTTCTGGAGCTTCGGTTGTTGTAGTTCTCGTATAGAGGaaaggtttggtaaattaatttTGTTCTTTAAGTTTGATTGATGATTGATTGTTTGGTAATTGAAACTGAGTGTTTATATGTCGATTTGATCATgtttatttgataaaattaagATTGGAATTCAAGTGACTTGGAAGTCACTGTTGTTGCTATTGAACCGTGAGCTTTCAAGACTTGAATTCAAGTttaattgatgtattttgatatGTTTATGATGGCTAAAATGTTGCGCTTTGGTTTGAAAAAAATCGGATAAAAATCGATAATCAAAAAGCTCGAAAATGGATTtaaaattaagtatatatattttcGAAGATCACAagagaatattttattttgagaagGAGTGTTTTCACCAAcgcaaattttatttttgaatatgaaaATGTAATTTGATAAAAGATCAGGGTAAAAATAGTAATTATATGAATTTTGGG contains:
- the LOC112703037 gene encoding uncharacterized protein, yielding MSGAQGAQPKEARTATVYESVEGGENRTRTDLRSKEDQGKIQIDKMQEKVSDPAGKGGPVFGAGKDDNKQDLGVTGTG